The following nucleotide sequence is from Coffea eugenioides isolate CCC68of chromosome 10, Ceug_1.0, whole genome shotgun sequence.
AAAGGATACCGGCTTTTGGGGTTCTCACGGGATTCGGGTTAGTTTATTACCACAAAAGTCTTAACTTGCttggtaaaaaaataaaacatgaaGAAGAATATCGAACCATGCACTATTACAGCCTGCTGACTCAAAAATCTTACTAATAAGATTAACCCGTGCGGCCGTGCCTATACTTTCTACCTTTTTATgccaataatttaaaaaaaaaaactatttagCAACCAATTTTCATGTTACACAGTTTTGCAAAGTCCGCGAAAAGAATGTCACATAAACGGATtgtgatattttaaaaaaaaatctacaatATTCTTTGACATATTTTCTAATTATATTTTTACACCACATCCTTACATTACaccttttttttaacaaaaatgtCTAATAAAACTCTAATCCGAACAGGCTTACTGTTTTATTGGACTCTACTGGGATTTTGAAATATTAATGAGATTCCacatttctcattttctagggataatttcaaaaacctcccctgaggtttctgacaatttcactaagCTCCcgtgaaatttaaaaaattacgcATACCTCCCTGGttatttaaaatgacaatattattcgtaaatattttaatgaaattcccttGTTTGGTATGCTTATATTTAAAATGACTTTAAAATgactttttcattctttttccttcttattcctttttattttaattttttgccaataaaattgtaaaattatcACTATTATCTCTAGTTTCTATTGTAATAAAATATCAAACTAATGATTTTTCTGATGAGTTAACTTTATATGTTATCTGATgttttttgctaatttttgttttctattttttggtattaaaattaacaataaattaaaaaatttacccaaaatcactactaaattatgataatcccactattcaaaaaattcataaactctgaatcaattatttcaatattttattttctatcttataaatctaaatcaataataaaataccatcaaaagtatcaTATTATAgtgataaaatattattttaatggtTTATCAAATAGTGGGTATGAACATGAAAAATTCAGCacattttccttataattacatTAGATAATCTTATAATGCTATAGGAAAGTAAATTAAAACTTATtacacaagggcatttttggttattcatttaaaaatttaagCAAATCAATATCATTTTAAagttttgttactaaaactgTCAAATTAAGGGAagtatatgtaatttttcaaatctcaagGGAGCTCTGTGAAATTGTccgaaacctcaggggaggtttctgaaattatccctagttTCTACCCTCCCCTCCTCTGACTTAGGATCCTCAACTATATATGCCCCTTCCTTCCTCGAACTTCCCCTTCATCATCGGAGCTCCTCCTCTGCTCTCTCTAAGGCCACCAGAAGCTAAAGTCTCTCCCCCTTTCCATTTCAATGGCGCTTCGTAGAGCGCTCTCGAAGCGCCTATTACTAAACGACAGTAGTACTAAAACAGGCTCCACTTTATTTCCGTTCTCGTCCTCCTTAAACTCTGAAAATGCTGCCGTTCCTAAGGCACCGCTACACCGAGAATACCTCACCTCGCCGGAGTTCTCAAAAACCGGCTTCTTCCGCCGCTTCCTCCAGCAAAAGAGAGGATTTAACCAAGCAGCACCCACTATGCTGCCGGAATTCCTATCCCTCCCCGTGGGTGAAAAACTCAGGGAGAAATTAAGGTCCATTAATATTCCCGGAGACCGACTCCGTTTTGACCCAATACTACCTCCATCTATGGCGCCCGCAACGGAGACGCAGGTAGGAGGAATCTCGGTGGCTGATGCTAAGAAGATTCTGAGGTCAGCTCAGCTGGAAAAGCTGAGATTACGACTTCGAGAGATTCCGATGAGCTCCATTTCTTACTCCGAATACGTCAAGATATGCGGCGATGCCTGCGAAAATAACGAGCAAGGCTTGGAGTTTGCAAAGATGTTGGATGACGCCGGAAATGTCATCGTCGTCGGCAACGTGGTCTTCCTCCGCCCCGATCAGGTAAATATACTTATAAAAATGCAAGTTCGACTCTCATAATTGTCATTTGTCACCGATGCTATCCTGTGCCCGTTAGTTAATTAATTGATGTAttatcagtttttttttttttttaagaagaaGAAGTGCAATTTAGCAAACTAATGCTAGAGATCAAAATTTCTAAAATGGCCACGGAGATTAGTGGGATAATTAGACAAAACATAGGATCATGGACCCTTTGTTTTGTCTCATTTTTAGCCCCTAATTTCTCAATCGGTTTGTTAATTATGTGGTCACGTCACACGCTATGTGAGAACCGTTAACAAAAAAGCTTCCGTTAACCACATGCATAGCACCTAACGTAACTGATAACGGTTTAGACAAACTCTTtacttaaaaattttaattacagGTGTCAAAATCAGTGGAGCAACTAATCTCGCAATCAGTAGCCAGACCAAATGATCCGAGAAGGAGAGAATTGGATCAGATGGAAGAGCAAAAGGCCTCCATTGATCAGAAAGCCGAGTCACTGGTTAGAGCAGAGTTGTACTGCGGGTTGGGAATAGTGGTCCTTCAAACACTGGGCTTTATGAGGCTAACTTTCTGGGAGCTGAGCTGGGATGTGATGGAGCCCATTTGCTTCTTCGTGACGTCACTCCACTTTGCACTTGCCTACGGTTTCTTTCTCAGGACGTCAAAAGAGCCTTCTTTTGAAGG
It contains:
- the LOC113749762 gene encoding calcium uniporter protein 4, mitochondrial is translated as MALRRALSKRLLLNDSSTKTGSTLFPFSSSLNSENAAVPKAPLHREYLTSPEFSKTGFFRRFLQQKRGFNQAAPTMLPEFLSLPVGEKLREKLRSINIPGDRLRFDPILPPSMAPATETQVGGISVADAKKILRSAQLEKLRLRLREIPMSSISYSEYVKICGDACENNEQGLEFAKMLDDAGNVIVVGNVVFLRPDQVSKSVEQLISQSVARPNDPRRRELDQMEEQKASIDQKAESLVRAELYCGLGIVVLQTLGFMRLTFWELSWDVMEPICFFVTSLHFALAYGFFLRTSKEPSFEGYFQRRFRGKQRKLMKIHNFDIEKYNQLCRAFYPNNYGDQACFRTY